The following proteins are encoded in a genomic region of Triticum dicoccoides isolate Atlit2015 ecotype Zavitan chromosome 1B, WEW_v2.0, whole genome shotgun sequence:
- the LOC119319794 gene encoding glucan endo-1,3-beta-glucosidase 11-like has product MPLLLLLLVLLLPAAPEATPSALLGINYGRVGNNLPPTTSALQLLAGLGVGRVRLYDADPATLRSFANTGVELVVGVPDECLAAVSTPSGAFSWVRSVIQPALPATKIAVLTVGNEVLTGANSSTLSPSLLPAMQCIHDALAQLGLDRQVAVTTAHNLGVLATSYPPSSAYFRKDLLPVLCPILDFHARTGSPFLVNAYPYFAYAEDPAGVELEYALLEPGHGGVPDPSSGLRYPNMLVAQVDAVYHAIAAANRAAARAVEVRVSETGWPSAGDGNETGATPRNAARYNGNVMRLVGEGKGTPLRPDGALRVYMFALFNENMKPGPSSERNYGLFKPDGTPVYELAYRLPKDNATTSSGTGSITGGGGGGPQNSGYYSISASATANVGWWTWTQACAAVLLMMIAF; this is encoded by the exons ATGCCGCTCCTGCTCCTCCTGCTCGTGCTCCTTCTACCGGCCGCGCCCGAGGCGACGCCGTCGGCGTTGCTGGGCATCAACTACGGCCGGGTGGGAAACAACCTCCCGCCGACGACCTCGGCCCTGCAGCTCCTCGCCGGCCTGGGCGTCGGCCGCGTCCGCCTCTACGACGCCGACCCGGCCACCCTCCGCTCCTTCGCCAACACGGGCGTGGAGCTCGTCGTCGGCGTCCCCGACGagtgcctcgccgccgtctccacccCCTCCGGCGCCTTCTCCTGGGTCCGTTCCGTCATCCAGCCGGCGCTCCCGGCAACCAAGATTGCCGTCCTCACTGTCGGCAACGAGGTGCTCACGGGCGCCAACAGCTCCACGCTCTCGCCGTCGCTGCTCCCGGCCATGCAGTGCATCCACGACGCGCTCGCGCAGCTCGGCCTCGACAGGCAGGTCGCGGTCACCACCGCGCACAACCTCGGCGTGCTCGCCACCTCCTACCCGCCCTCGTCGGCCTACTTCCGCAAGGACCTCCTCCCGGTCCTCTGCCCGATCCTCGACTTCCACGCCCGCACCGGCTCGCCGTTCCTCGTCAACGCCTACCCCTACTTCGCCTATGCCGAGGACCCCGCCGGCGTGGAGCTCGAGTACGCCCTGCTCGAGCCCGGCCACGGCGGCGTCCCGGACCCGTCCTCCGGGCTGCGCTACCCCAACATGCTGGTGGCCCAGGTGGATGCCGTGTACCACGCGATCGCGGCGGCCAACCGCGCGGCGGCGCGCGCGGTGGAGGTGCGCGTGTCGGAGACCGGGTGGCCGTCGGCCGGCGACGGCAACGAGACCGGCGCGACGCCGCGGAACGCCGCAAGGTACAACGGCAACGTGATGCGGCTGGTGGGCGAGGGCAAGGGCACGCCGCTGCGGCCGGACGGGGCGCTGCGCGTCTACATGTTCGCGCTCTTCAACGAGAACATGAAGCCTGGCCCCTCGTCGGAGCGCAACTACGGCCTCTTCAAGCCCGACGGCACGCCGGTGTACGAGCTCGCCTACCGCCTGCCCAAGGACAACGCCACCACCTCATCCGGCACCGGAAGCattaccggcggcggcggcggggggccgCAGAACAGCGGCTACTAcagcatctcggcgtccgcaacggCGAACGTG GGTTGGTGGACATGGACACAAGCATGTGCGGCTGTCCTGTTGATGATGATAGCATTCTGA